The DNA segment GGCGAGTTGCGTGAGCTGGTGGCCTACTATGATAAGGACCGTTTCTTCGGCCCAGATATCGAGGCGGCAACGGGCCTTTTGCTTACAGCCAGTTTTAATGCTTACCTGCCAGCAGATATCTTACCTAGCCTATAGGTAGTATGGGTTAAGTAAGCAGATAGTAAAAAGGGCCCTAAGGCCCTTTTTGTCTTAAAGGGCATATGTTAGCGTTTAATGCTCAGTACCTGCGTATATCCACATAGGCTCTGTTTTACCTGCACGCTCGAAGCCTAGAGCCTTGTAAAACTCGACGGCATCGCCATCAGCGGTAAGCATTTGTTGGTGAAAACCGCAGTAGACAGACTGCATCGCAGCCATCATCTTGCGGCCGATACCTTTACCATGTAGAGATGGATGAACGAGCATGTGAGAATAATACACAACGAGATGGCCGTCAGAGATGGCGTTGCCGATCCCCACCAATTTACCCTCATAGCGTGCCGTAACAAGTGTATGAGAGTTGCGAAGCGCAAGGATTAACAGATCGGGCTTATCCGCTGAAGACCACTCATTTGCTTGATAGAGTTCAATCGTTTCGGTTTCTTCTATGAGGCCGTTGAGTTCAATTTGAAAGTCCATATCTACTTCGATCCTGATTGTGTATCGCCATCATTGGGGGCTTTTCATGGATTAGCTAAAAAGGTGTAGCACAGTGGAAGCTAATTCATCGTTAAATTGCTCTGCTTTAACAGTGGGTTACACATGCGTTTAACCGTGCTGCTGAGCTTGAATATTACTTTACAGAAAGAAGCCTAATCAATTAAAAATTATCTTTTTTGCCTTAATCTAGCGGGCTCCTTTGCTGCCTGATAGTTTTAATCTCAGCTATAGAAGTTACTGATTTTGGGAGCAAATGCTCGGTAGTCAAATGAGTTTTTCGATACTATTTAGCAAAGGCTATATCTAAATTAGGTGAAGTTATAATGCTTGCGGATTCGAAAATTAAGATTCGTCAAATTGAAGCGTTTCGCTGCTTTATGTTGTCAGGCACGGTAACGGGAGCTGCCGAACTCCTGTATATCTCTCAACCTGCAGTGAGTCGATTGTTGTCCGAGCTTGAGTATCGTGTCGGTTTTCCACTTTTTATCCGTACACACAATAAGTTAGAGGCGACACCTGAGGCCAAGCTGTTCTATAAGGATGTTAACCGAGTATTTGTGGGCATGAACAGTTTAACCTCTTCGGCTGATGCCATCGCCCGTAATAATCAGGGGCGATTGCGTATCGGAGTCATGCCTATCTGCTCTAACAGCTTTATGCCCGATGTGATTGCGGCGTTTTTAAGCTTGCACCCTAATGTATCGATTGAGCTGGAGTCGGCATCGAGAATTCAGTTATTGGAGATGGTACGAAGTCATAGAATCGATATCGCGATAACGACTAACGTTGAAGCGGATGAAGATGAGTTCAGCTGTCGCTTTCTGCGCAGACACCGAGCGGTGGTCTTGCTTCATGAGGGGCACCCATTAGCACAAAAAAGCTCACTCTCACCGATCGATCTGAAACATGAACGCTTTATGACCTTGGCTTATGGCAGCCCGTTTCGAACCCGAGTCGAAGATGCATTTCTTAAGCAGAGTGTTAAGCGTAATATTATCCTCGAAGCGAGAGAGCAAAGTACGCTATTTCAGTTGGTAAGAAAGGGAGTTGGCATCGCAATTTTAGATCCTTTCGTACTGCACTCAGGAGCTGATGGCATTGTGAGTCGTCCATTTGAGCCTGTAACTGAGTGGGAATACCACGTGGTTCAGGCAAAAGGCATCCAGACTCCTAGAATGGTGAATGCTTTTCTAGACATCTTATTTGAGTATTTTGAAAGCCCCTCGCTGAATAAAGAGCCTGACCGTTAATTTTAAAATGGAAAAACAATTAAAAAAATACCGCAGCATGCTGCGGTATTTTTTGGGGGATTCGCGGGTCATTGAATTCTGATTAGCTTCTTACTGCAATCGCTTCGATTTCAATCTGTGCATCTTTAGGTAGACGGGCAACCTCTACACATGAACGAGCTGGGTAACTTGCACCAAGCTGATCGAAGAAGTTTTGATAAACTTCATTCACGATTGGGAAGTTGTTCAAGTCTTTAACGAAAACCGTCATCTTGAACACGTTTGCCATAGTCAGACCCGCAGACTCTACGATAGCCTGAACGTTCTTTAGTGACTGTAGTGCCTGCTCTGCAACATCTGCAGACATCTCACCAGTAGCTGGGTCGATTGGTAGTTGGCCAGAAGTAAAGATCATGCTGCCTAGATCGACACCTTGAACATATGGGCCGATAGCTGCAGGTGCTGATTCAGTGTTAAGTGCTTTAGTCATTTCTATTTCCTGTTTTTATCTGTGACGGACTACGCCGCCACAGTTATTGTTATTCGTTTATTGTATTAGTTGCAATTAGGCTGGCTGTACTTGAGCTTGGGGTTGAGCCTGTTTGCCGTAGCGCTTCCAACCCGTGATGATAGAGAACATCATTACACCCAGTAGGGCCCATGGGTAAGGTGCCATAAAGCTGATCGATGCACTCGGAACCGCTAAGCCAGAAGAGATAGCTGAGGTTTCGATTGCCGAGTACCAGACCATCACCGCAAGACACCAAGGCATCATGTAGAAGATTGAACACACAGAGGCACTCATTAGGTTGGCGCGACGCTCAGGGGTAATGTTGTTCTTCTCACCTAGTGGCTTGACTAGAGTCGGGCCAACGAGTAGCTGAGACGGTGCATTCGAGCTCACCAATAGTGACGACACTGATGTTGAGTAGAACATCAAGAGCTCGGTGCTACGGGTACTATTTGAAACGCGTTCTGTGATGAACTTGAGAATGTCATCCATGATGCCGCTATTCATGAAGATCTTAATAACGCCCAAAATTAGGATTACGAATACGACCGCACCAGTTACACCGGCAATAGCGTCTTCGATGATACCGTTAGAGACGCCGCGCTGAGATGGAACGGTGAATAGATCCGAAATCGCGAAGGCACCGATGCCGAGTCCAACAACGGCTGCAACAAGGATACCGTAGCTTAGGGCTTCTAACAGGTGGCGACCTTTTAGGGCGAAGAACACAACGGCAGCAACAGAGAGCAACATTAGTAGGCTTTCTGGGCGGGCGCTATCACCGCTTTGGGTGGCCGCTTCGACTAGGCCATCACCTTGACCAAAGAATACCAAGGCGACGAGTGCTATAGCTCCGGCAGTCAGTGATAGCGGCATACGTTGGCGAACCGTGGCGCCAAAGTCGGCTCCCTGTGTGGTACAGCCTACGATGGTAGTATCGGAAATTGGCGCAATGTTATCGCCAAATACGGCACCAGACAGTAGAGCAAGAGCAACAAAAGCTGGATCTGCGCCTAGGTAAACACCGGCTGGGAATAGGATAGGAGCAAGGGCTAAGTTGGCACCGTTTGACGAGCCAGTACCCATGGCGAAGATGGCAGTAGACATGAACACGATAATAAGGAACATGCTGCCCTGAATACCGGTCGACATACCAAACCAAAGAATACCGTCGACTAGGCCACCGGCCTTCATTAACGAGCCGAGTACGGCGGCGAAGATCCAGGCTGTGATCACCACAACACCAGTTTTATCAGCAATACCGTCTAAAATCGACTGAAAATAGTCACGTTTACTCTTAACTAGGAACATACCTAAAATAATGGCGATAAAGCCAGGTGCCCATGCGGCTTTAGGGCCACCAACACCATTAAAGGTAAGCAGTAACATCAGACCGACCATGGTCAACAGTGGAACCATTCCACCGATTTTTCCTATATGAAACTCAAGCTTTGTTGACTGAGACATAATAGATTCTACCTATTCCTTCGTCATCGCTGCAGGGGTAGCCTGTTGGGACGAGGAATATAAAGTTTGGCCAAAATGCCTGAGAAAACTCTCAGGCATGTTTTTTTTATTTTGTTTTTACTTATTGGCAATCAGTTCAGGGTAGCCGAATAGGGCTGGTGTACCACCTGTATGTAAAAATACGACGTTCTGATCTTTAGTGAATTGACCGTCGCGGATCATGCCGATCATGCCGGCCATGCTCTTCGCTGTGTAGGTAGGGTCTAATAATATCCCTTCTTCATGACCTAAAATCTCGATTGCTTCATGAACTTCAGTCGTCAATTGGCCATATCCAGGGCCTAGAACCCAATCTTCACACTTAACTAAGTCGTGAGTGGCTTTATTCTCGTCTACACCAAGTAGTTGTAGCACTTTGCGAGTTTTAACTAATACGCGCTCGAACTGAGCCACCTTGTCACGGCGAACGCAGAAACCGTATACTGGGATATCGCTGTTTAGGGCGATCAAACCTGCTAATACACCGGCGTGAGTGTTTGCAGAACCCGTTGGTAGTACGATGGCATCGATCTTCATACCGGTCGCTTGTGCTTGAAGTAATAACTCCTCAACGCAATCTACATAACCGAGTGCGCCCCACGGTGTCTTACCCACAGCACCTAGCGGAATAACGAAAGGCTTATAGCCTTCTGTCACTAGCTCGTCGGCTCGGTCATACATCACCTGATCGGCACCGTTCTCATCTTCACCCTCTGGGTAAACATGGATTTTTGCACCCATCAACTTATCTAAGAATGGATTACCGCTGTTTTCATATTCAGGTAGTCTGCCATCGACGCGGTGCTCTAGCTGTACTTCAACATGCCAGCCCATCTTACGTGCCGCAGCTACCGTCATACGAACGTGGTTAGATTGAACTGCACCAGTAGTAAGCAGGGCATTACAGCCGTCAGCTTGTGCCTTACCTACATAAAACTCTAATTGACGAGCCTTGTTACCACCCATGGCTAAACCTGTCGCATCGTCACGTTTAATCCATAATTTAGGACCATCGAATTTCTTGGTCATATTAGCCATAAATTCGAAAGGTGTTGGTGTATGAGCTAATTTAGCTTTTGGGTATTTATCTGTAAGCATTTTTGATTCCTTTATATTAATTTATTCTTGTATCAATATTTATAAGAATGGCTTTTGTATTTGGTTATGTTTTTATACTTTAATTTTGTAACTTATATGTTTAGTAGGATGTTTACGCCGCTACCAAATAAAACGAAGAGTGTTATTTTTTTAAATAATTCCTGATTAATAAACTTAGATATGTAATCACCGAAAAATGCACCTGCGAAAGTCGCTGGAATTAACATCATGGATGTTTTAAAAGTGTCTGCTCCAATACCCACAAAAGACGCTTGTAGGCCTAAAGCCACTATGTAAGAAAAAGTTGAACAGGTGATCACTGTGGCGCGGATCTGATCTTTAGTGAGCACGCTACGTGTTAGGTATGCCACTACAACCGGGCCTGGCATCGCCATTGCACTTGCCATCACACCAGACATAGTACCGACACCAAAACATGAACCTCTACCCATGTTGGCTGGGATAGTTTCATGACCTTTACGAGATTTAATCATCTCTATGATATTTTGAGTCGTGATCGCAATAATAAGTAGAGCGACAGAAATTTTAAGTGCAGTAAGGTCGAAATTACTGAATATAATAATGCCGATAGGGTAGCCGAGGGCACAGCCGAGCATTATTTTTTTTACTAAATCCATTGGTGCTATTTTACGGATTTTAATCCAGTGAACTAGCGACATGGCTAAGGTTAATATAATGACAATTTGAACTGCAGAATTAGATTGTAATAAAACAAGTAAAATACTAACGCCAATTAATCCAAATCCGAATCCTGTTGCAGCCTGTAGTGTTGCTGCGAAAAACACTGTCATTAATAATAATGAGAGTTCCATGAGTTAACCAAAATAATATATTTAATCTATGGATGGATTATATGTTTATGACCCCTATTTGGGTCAATTGACTAAATATTTATCAGCTATAACTAAATGTTATGCTAAAAACTAGGCTAGGCTACATTTGATGGAAAAAGTCGATCCAGATCGATAGTTCCCCACTTTTTACAAGGCGCTTAAACGAAAAAAGCCACAAGGAGGTTACCCTTGCGGCTGTCTTTAAACCTGTTTTGTGAGATTACATTCTTGAATCCATCTCACCGATTTTTAGGCTCATCAACTCTTTAGTCCACTGGGCTTTGTCGATGCCTTCAATCCAGAAGGTACGACTTTCACGAGTCTGGCCTTTACGTAGGTAAGAGTCCGGCATTCTGAAAATTGCTTGCCATACCTTGATGGTTTCTTTGTCAATTAGTGCACCGGAGTCGGCAAACAGACTGACCTCTAGCTCGATCATCACGTAGTGTTCTGGACTGGTGCTGCTAAGCTCAAAAGTTAGCCCAAGACGACCATCATCATCCCACTGACTGTTAAGCAAGCTAACCTTTACACCACTTTTGGCCGTCGACTTTAAAAGTTCTGCTTGGGCTATCGCTGTTGAGGTCAGAGTTTCGATATTAGCCGGTAGCGTCGTAGGAACGGCTTCGACTTTTGCTAGCGCTTCAGTTTCTACCGGAGCAGTGCTTGCAGCTACAGCGACTGTACTGACAGTTGCTGGTAAGGTGACTGGCACCGCGGTATCGGGTTTGGTTTGGCTCTCAAGAATGACATATTCCCAATTAAAGTCGTCGTTGAGTTTGACCGTGGCACCGTTTTCTAAGGTGACGCGCGCCACTTCTCCAGCTATTGCTGGGATAGAAAATAGTAATAATGCAATCGAGATGTAGGTACGCAGAGCTTTATACATGGGAAATAACCTGTTTAAGTTGATTGCCTTAGCATAGACAAAGTCGTGCGGGATTAATACAGGTGTTAGTCAGAATAAGACGTAGTTATCATCGGAGCTGAAAGGGGTCGCTGGGTTTAGTGAACGTAAAACACCAACCCTAAGTTAGGGTTAGGTTGGTGTCAGTAAAGCGAGTGCTTAATTAAGCTTTTGGTGCAAAGTCAGCAGAAGCTAGACGGTGAGCCGTGTAGATGGCTTCTCCATCACTTTCAGCGTCAAAAATGACTGTGACATCTGGAGAGAAGAGTAATACGTCACCGACTTCAGCTACATACTTAATGTTATCAGTGTCACGTACGACGATCTTTCCTTTGGTGATCACCTTATATTCTACAGAATCATAGAAGTACTCAAATTCAGTGCCCGGTGCCATCGTAAAGTGGCCAATAGTGAGGGCATTGCTGTTGTTAGTGACACTAACTTCAGCCATATCACTCTTTAGGTTTTCGATGTTTAATAACTGACTTAAATCATTAAGTGCGAAAGAGCCTGATTTGATCAGGGTAATTTTGTTGCTTTGACTGGTTAGGGTTGTCATAGGGATCCTAGAATAATGAATGAGGGGAAATGCAGATTT comes from the Shewanella halifaxensis HAW-EB4 genome and includes:
- a CDS encoding GNAT family N-acetyltransferase, with product MDFQIELNGLIEETETIELYQANEWSSADKPDLLILALRNSHTLVTARYEGKLVGIGNAISDGHLVVYYSHMLVHPSLHGKGIGRKMMAAMQSVYCGFHQQMLTADGDAVEFYKALGFERAGKTEPMWIYAGTEH
- a CDS encoding DUF3157 family protein, with protein sequence MYKALRTYISIALLLFSIPAIAGEVARVTLENGATVKLNDDFNWEYVILESQTKPDTAVPVTLPATVSTVAVAASTAPVETEALAKVEAVPTTLPANIETLTSTAIAQAELLKSTAKSGVKVSLLNSQWDDDGRLGLTFELSSTSPEHYVMIELEVSLFADSGALIDKETIKVWQAIFRMPDSYLRKGQTRESRTFWIEGIDKAQWTKELMSLKIGEMDSRM
- a CDS encoding RidA family protein translates to MTKALNTESAPAAIGPYVQGVDLGSMIFTSGQLPIDPATGEMSADVAEQALQSLKNVQAIVESAGLTMANVFKMTVFVKDLNNFPIVNEVYQNFFDQLGASYPARSCVEVARLPKDAQIEIEAIAVRS
- a CDS encoding sulfite exporter TauE/SafE family protein, translated to MELSLLLMTVFFAATLQAATGFGFGLIGVSILLVLLQSNSAVQIVIILTLAMSLVHWIKIRKIAPMDLVKKIMLGCALGYPIGIIIFSNFDLTALKISVALLIIAITTQNIIEMIKSRKGHETIPANMGRGSCFGVGTMSGVMASAMAMPGPVVVAYLTRSVLTKDQIRATVITCSTFSYIVALGLQASFVGIGADTFKTSMMLIPATFAGAFFGDYISKFINQELFKKITLFVLFGSGVNILLNI
- a CDS encoding D-cysteine desulfhydrase family protein — encoded protein: MLTDKYPKAKLAHTPTPFEFMANMTKKFDGPKLWIKRDDATGLAMGGNKARQLEFYVGKAQADGCNALLTTGAVQSNHVRMTVAAARKMGWHVEVQLEHRVDGRLPEYENSGNPFLDKLMGAKIHVYPEGEDENGADQVMYDRADELVTEGYKPFVIPLGAVGKTPWGALGYVDCVEELLLQAQATGMKIDAIVLPTGSANTHAGVLAGLIALNSDIPVYGFCVRRDKVAQFERVLVKTRKVLQLLGVDENKATHDLVKCEDWVLGPGYGQLTTEVHEAIEILGHEEGILLDPTYTAKSMAGMIGMIRDGQFTKDQNVVFLHTGGTPALFGYPELIANK
- a CDS encoding LysR substrate-binding domain-containing protein codes for the protein MLADSKIKIRQIEAFRCFMLSGTVTGAAELLYISQPAVSRLLSELEYRVGFPLFIRTHNKLEATPEAKLFYKDVNRVFVGMNSLTSSADAIARNNQGRLRIGVMPICSNSFMPDVIAAFLSLHPNVSIELESASRIQLLEMVRSHRIDIAITTNVEADEDEFSCRFLRRHRAVVLLHEGHPLAQKSSLSPIDLKHERFMTLAYGSPFRTRVEDAFLKQSVKRNIILEAREQSTLFQLVRKGVGIAILDPFVLHSGADGIVSRPFEPVTEWEYHVVQAKGIQTPRMVNAFLDILFEYFESPSLNKEPDR
- a CDS encoding cupin domain-containing protein, with protein sequence MTTLTSQSNKITLIKSGSFALNDLSQLLNIENLKSDMAEVSVTNNSNALTIGHFTMAPGTEFEYFYDSVEYKVITKGKIVVRDTDNIKYVAEVGDVLLFSPDVTVIFDAESDGEAIYTAHRLASADFAPKA
- a CDS encoding Na+/H+ antiporter NhaC family protein — its product is MSQSTKLEFHIGKIGGMVPLLTMVGLMLLLTFNGVGGPKAAWAPGFIAIILGMFLVKSKRDYFQSILDGIADKTGVVVITAWIFAAVLGSLMKAGGLVDGILWFGMSTGIQGSMFLIIVFMSTAIFAMGTGSSNGANLALAPILFPAGVYLGADPAFVALALLSGAVFGDNIAPISDTTIVGCTTQGADFGATVRQRMPLSLTAGAIALVALVFFGQGDGLVEAATQSGDSARPESLLMLLSVAAVVFFALKGRHLLEALSYGILVAAVVGLGIGAFAISDLFTVPSQRGVSNGIIEDAIAGVTGAVVFVILILGVIKIFMNSGIMDDILKFITERVSNSTRSTELLMFYSTSVSSLLVSSNAPSQLLVGPTLVKPLGEKNNITPERRANLMSASVCSIFYMMPWCLAVMVWYSAIETSAISSGLAVPSASISFMAPYPWALLGVMMFSIITGWKRYGKQAQPQAQVQPA